In Moorena sp. SIOASIH, the following proteins share a genomic window:
- a CDS encoding adenylate kinase has protein sequence MKRLIFLGPPGAGKGTQAKIVAEQLGIPHISTGEILRGAVSAQTLLGQKAQSYMDKGELVPDELLIDLIRDRLNQPDAQKGWILDGFPRNVSQAHFLNDLLQELDQTLDGAINLEVPDQVLIDRLLERGRKEGRTDDNEETIRTRLEVYNHQTAPLVEFYREHSALKSINGDLSLEEVTESIKQVLG, from the coding sequence ATGAAAAGATTAATCTTTTTAGGACCTCCAGGAGCAGGTAAAGGAACTCAAGCCAAAATTGTGGCTGAACAACTAGGGATTCCTCACATTTCAACCGGGGAAATTTTGCGAGGGGCTGTAAGTGCTCAAACCCTCCTGGGTCAAAAAGCTCAGTCCTATATGGATAAAGGAGAATTGGTGCCTGACGAGTTGCTCATAGATCTGATCCGCGATCGCCTAAATCAACCCGATGCTCAAAAGGGTTGGATATTAGACGGTTTTCCCCGTAACGTCAGCCAAGCCCATTTCTTGAATGACCTGTTGCAGGAGCTTGACCAAACTTTGGATGGTGCCATCAACCTGGAAGTTCCAGATCAGGTTTTGATCGACAGACTATTGGAAAGGGGCCGTAAGGAGGGACGTACAGATGATAATGAGGAAACTATCCGCACACGTCTTGAGGTCTATAACCATCAAACAGCTCCTTTGGTGGAGTTTTACCGAGAACACTCAGCTTTAAAATCTATTAATGGTGATCTCTCCTTAGAGGAAGTCACAGAGTCGATTAAACAGGTTCTAGGCTAA
- the infA gene encoding translation initiation factor IF-1, which translates to MAKQDLIEMEGTVTESLPNAMFRVDLDNGFNVLAHISGKIRRNYIKILPGDRVKVELTPYDLTKGRITYRLRKK; encoded by the coding sequence TTGGCTAAACAAGACTTAATTGAAATGGAAGGCACGGTGACCGAATCCCTGCCGAATGCCATGTTCCGGGTTGACTTGGACAATGGCTTTAATGTCCTAGCTCATATTTCCGGTAAAATCCGTCGGAATTACATCAAAATTCTGCCTGGAGACCGGGTCAAAGTTGAACTAACCCCCTACGATTTAACCAAGGGTAGGATTACCTACCGCCTGCGTAAGAAGTAA